The DNA region ACTTGAAAATGCAAAACTCCCGACCGTCCTTGCCGACACGCGGCTGTCTGAAAATCACCGGTCCGGGTGAGTCCAGCTTGATGGCGACGGCGATGATCGCCATGACCGGGAGGACCAACAACAGGAGGAGCATGCCCAACGTCCAATCGAGAACCGGTTTGACGTATCGAAAGTAACGGGACCGGGTGACATTCCTCGAAATGCTCATCCCGGATCCGGCAATCCGTTCGGCCCTCATCTCCATCAAATCCCCTCCTTCATGCGAGCGATTTGGTTTTCATGGAGGAGCGGGCGGACACAAAATCGTGCAACCAAGTCATGAAGCTGTCCATCAATTCCTCATTGCGTGCTGCGAATTCAACCGTGGCCTGCAGGAAGCCCAGTTTGCTCCCCACGTCGAACACCCGTCCCTCATATTCGTAGCCGATGAGCGGCTTTTGCGCGGCCTGGACCCGGAGTGCGTCCGTCAGCTGAATCTCTCCTCCGGCCCCGGGCATCGTCCGGTCCAGAATGTCAAAAATATCCGCTTCCAAGATATACCGTCCGATGATCGCCAGATTGGACGGAGGATGTTCTTTCGGCTTTTCCACGAGGTCGTCGATGCGACTCACTTTGCCGCCGATCCGCTCTCCGGAGATCACCCCGTACTTGTGCACCTCTTCCCAGGGAACCTGCTGTACGGCGATCACTCCCGCACCGTTTTCCTCGTAGAGATCGATCATCCGCTTCAGACAGGGAACCCGACCGTCCATGATCATGTCGCCGAGAAGGACCGCAAACGGCTCATCCCCGATGAACTCCCGGGCACAGGAGATGGCATGTCCCAATCCCAGCGCCTCTTTTTGCCTGACATAATAAATGTTCGCGAGATCGGTGGAAGTGCGGACCAGTTTCAGCAGGTCCTCCTTGTTTTTTTGCGCGAGGTTGAATTCCAGCTCGAAGTTTTTGTCAAAGTGGTCTTCGATGGCCCGCTTGCTCTTCCCGGTCACGATGATGATCTCCTGAATGCCCGATTGGACGGCTTCTTCCACGATGTACTGAATCGTCGGCTTGTCCACGATCGGGAGCATTTCCTTGGGCATGGCCTTGGTCGCCGGCAAGAACCGGGTTCCGAGACCCGCCGCGGGAATGATCGCTTTTCTGACTTTTTTGCTCATTGGCTTTCTCTCCCCCGGATGCAGTTTCTCAGGAGCTGTTCTCACCCAGCTGCAGATGCTGCTTCAGCAAGGAACTGATGCGGTCCCGTTCCTGCTGATCCACAATATAATAGTAGACACCGCCGATTTTCGTCCCTTTTCCCTTGATCGACACCGTTTCCATGTTGCCGGCGGCTCCCCGGTAGTCGGTGGCCACCGCCGTCATTTCATCAAACGTCATGTTGGTCCGGATGCTTCCCTGCAGAGAGGCCAGGATGTCTCCCATGTTGGTGACGATGGCCGGTGATGCAGCCTTTTTCATGACTTCGCGCAACACCTGACGTTGCCGCTCCTGGCGGCCGAAATCGCCGCGGGGATCGTCATAGCGCATCCGGGTATACTTGAGCGCCCGGTACCCGTCCAAATGCACGGGCCCTTTGGGGAACGAGACCCCTTCGTAGGTGAAGGCGAATGGGCTGTCCACCGTCACGCCGCCCACGGCATCCACCATTTTCATGAAGCCTTCCATGTCGACTTGCACATAATAGTCAATGGGTGCGTTCAGGAACTTCTCCACCGTGCGGATCGACATTTCCACTCCGCCGAACGCGTAGGCGTGGTTGATCTTGTCCTGGGTTCCCCGCCCCACGATCTCCGTCCGGGTGTCCCGCGGAATGCTGAACATCAGGATGGATCCTTTCGCGGGATTGACCGACATCACCATGAGCGAATCGGAGCGCCCGCGGTCCCCTTCCCGCTTGTCCACCCCCATCAGCAGCACCGAAAACGGTTGTCTTTGGTTGATGTCCACCCCTTTTTCGCGAAGTTCCGATTTTTCCCGATCGATCGGTGAATACATGTTGTTGGCGGTCTGCTTCACCGAATCGTACACGTACCAAGCGTAAGCCCCGCCGGCTCCGACGAGGAGAACCAGCACCGTCATCAAGATTTTCAGCCACTTGCGTTTCTTTTTTTGTTTCGACACGCGATGGTTTCTGGATTCCATGAGCCACCTCTTTGGTTGTTCTTTCCGAACGGAGAGATTGGGTCTCATAATAATACTCCGTTGGAAGGTTTCGGTTTTTGTCCACTTTCTTCAACAAGACGCCCAAAATCCTTCAGAAGTTGAGCCCTTCTCATGTTACTTGGTTCATTTGTTGATTTCCGCATTTCGGGAAGAGGTACTCCCGAAAATTTCATCCGGCATTTTTCCGGTCACGAAGCCCCATTCTTCTGAATATTGTTTTTTTGATTTTCCTGTTGACTTCATGAACCCTCTTGGATATGATAATAATTGTCGAGAGCACGACAGAAAAAAATGAACGAAACATGGGGCATTAGCTCAGCTGGGAGAGCGCTACGATGGCATCGTAGAGGTCAGCGGTTCGATCCCGCTATGCTCCACCAAACCAACCGCTTGCCAAATCGGCAAGCGGTTTTTCGTTTGTCTGCCTTTCGGATTCCGTTCCATTCTCACGCGAGCACATGAACTTGGAGACGATGTTGGATGAGTTCCGAACGGCATGACTGATACAAAAAAGCCAGCCCGTTTGAGGCTGGTCTTTGGGTTGTCTACACGTTTCGTTGTGTGAGCAAAGATGCCGGAAGCCTTCCCCTGCTCGTTTCGTTGCGATGGCAAAGGCACTCGCAGGGGAAGGTTCCGGCTTTATCGTTCCAATCCACACTGGATTCAATAACTTCAGCAAAAAATCGGATCATTTCCATCGAGGAGGAGGAAGAGTTGAAGTTTCCATTCCACACTGGATTCAATAACCCTCGCCGTTTCTGGGTTTCGGGAATTTTCAACGCTCAGAATCCTTGATTTTTCGTGATCTGCAACCTTCCCAGAGCTCTCAAAACGGGGGAGGGTTGTAGATAAATTGGGGATTTATGCGTTGATACATATATTATCATAATAACATGATGCGGATCGATTTGTCAAATCACTGCAAATTTTATTGGACATAGAGGGTCATTTTCGTTGTTTTTTGTTTGTGGGATTAGCTCAAATGGAAATTTCTGTATTCAATTGTCTGCAACTTAATGTCAGAAAACTGCGCCAATCAAAAAACCCCTTCCCGGGATGGGAGGGGGTTTATATGAACACGAATTCATAGAAGTTATATGCCGGAAGCCTTCCCCGGCTCGTTTCGTTGCCATGGCAAAGGCACTCGCAGGGGGAGGTTCCGGCAATTTTCATTCCATCCACTTACCCGACGTGTTCTTGGGTTTGCAGAGACTTCTCCCAGACTTCTTGTTTCGCCGCGTCCACTGTGAAGCGTCCGTAGCCGACGGCGGTTTTGGCGCCGGCACCGGACCATTCGAGGGCTTGTTGGAGCCATCCGTGAACACGGTAGAGGTCGCGCAGGTCTTGCTCTCTCCGGCTTCGGGGCAGGAGGGCGAAAACGAACGGCTGGTCCCTGGCCACGACGAGAAACGGCGTGACGTTCGGGGAGGACCAGTCATGGGGCGGAGATTTCTTCTTGTCTTTTGCGCTGTAATAGCCCAGATGATGAACGGAGATGACGTCCATTTCCAGCGTGGGCGGTTGGGCGGGCAGGGCGTCCAGGAAGAGGACGCTGCCGGAGTGCGGGTGTCCCCGCGTTTCCCGGGTGTCGGGACCGAAGATGCGGTTGATGTCCCGGGGATCGGCCTGAATCCACTCGCTGGCCCATGCGCGGACGAGCCCCTTGATGGACGATCCGATCAGGTACGGGACGCCCAGGGTGTGGTGCCAGGTGAAGCCGTTCTCGGTGGGATGGGATCTCCCCAGTCCGGTGGCGAAGCGGCTGGCGGTTTTGGTGTACAGCAGCAATCCCCCGTTGGCCCGCACGATGTCTTCCGTTCGTTCCAAGGCTTCCCGAAGCAGATCGGCATTTCCGACGGTACCGGTGACGGAGCGGATCCAGTCCATTTTTCGGCGACTCAGGTACCAACGGTCGGATCCGGGATCATACATCCATTCGTTGCAAAACTTTTCGTACCACAGACCGGTGTTTCCGGCGGAGGGCCTTTTTTTCGGCAAATGTATCCGGTCGTCGGTCGGCTTGTACAGGGGAAGCTTCCGGATCAATCCCGTTTGCACCTTGGTGGAGGCGACCCGAAAGCGGTGGTCCGCATGCAGGTTCCGGTCTTTCAGGATGGCTTCGGCGAATCGCTTGTGCCAGAACAGCCAGTTCATCGCTTCGGTCATGGCCCGGCGGTAACGGTCGGGGCCATGGTCCATCACGGCTTGGAGCAGGTCGGTGGCGCCGGGATACGGAGCCAGCGGATGGTTCCGGCAGAGCCAACCGGACAAGTTTTTCCACAGCCAGGCACGGGGCTCTTTCTGGTCTGTCTCGCCGGGCCGGTACGATGAGCGCAAGGCCGCAAGCGCCTGTCCCAAACCGTTGATCATGATGGTGAGCGGCAGGCGGGCGACAAAGCTGGCATAGTCGTCCCGTTCTCTGCTCAGCTCTTCTTGCTCACATCTTTTTTCCACTTCCTGCACGGTCTCCCAAGCATGACGGATCCGTTCCTGCAAGGATGCAGGTTGGTTCATGCCGCATCCCAACCTTTCGGAAGACTGGCGGACATCCATCCTTGGCCGGTGGTTTCGTTGCCGCCGATCTGCACGTACGGATTGCGGGCCAGTTCCTCTGTCAGCTTTTTCAGCGAGTCCTCCCGGCCCGGTCGGGGGATGAGCAGGGAGTACATGAGGGTGTCGGGCGGAATGGTTTCCTCGTTCCACACGTTGCGGCTGGTTTTGGTCTCCAGATCCAGCTGGTTTTTGGTGACGATCGGAAGTGAGAAACGGGCAAAATGGCTGAATTCATCGTTGTTCAGCAGGACCAGCTGCCCGGGAAGGCGTTTCCGGACGGAGTCGTGCCGGATGAGCGGAGCGATGCAGCCGATGATTTCCCGGATCAGGGGCTCATCCTGCTCAGGAATGTAAGTGAATTCTTCCAAGAAGACCGCTTCCGACTCGGGCCGGGCGGTGATCGCCTGTTCCCGGGGAATGTCGACCTCCGGGATGCGCAACGAAACGCCGGTCAGGGACAGGTCCCGCTGCAGCCGCTCCAGGGCGTACGGACAGGTGACCCAGCGGTAGTGACCGGACAGGGAACGGACGGGCAGGAGCAGCAGACGGGCGTCCGTGATCCCGACACCTCCCGCTTCTTCTTTTGTGCCGAAAATTTGATCGATCCAGGCGGGCGGGTTCTTGACATCCCCGTGCTCCAGCACCAGTTTTTCCCGCAGGGCGCCTTTCAGGGCAGACCCGGGGATCAGGGGATATTCGGTGACCGCTTCCCGGATGACGGGCAGGTCCAGGAGACCGTCCTGCCGGCCCGATCCGGGATGAACCGCCGTTTCAGCCAAGAGTCCCATCACGGTGGCTTGCATCGGCTTCAACCTCCTCTTTCCATTGTCCGATCGCCATTTGTCCCAAGCCGTATGCCGTCATGCGGCCGATCCGGGAGCCGTGCAACGCGAGAATGTCCGCTTTTCGATCCGCGTCCGCTTCGAAAAACCAGGCGCTGCCTGCCGGAATCAGGGGAAGTTGCGGACGGGAGCCTCCCCGGCGGAGATCCCAGCCGCTCATGAACACCGGTTTTCCGATGATGGCACAGACCAGCTTACCCGGAGCGCCGGAAAAACCTTCCCGGATCAAGGCGCCGTCCGGATCCGGAAGACAGTGGGTGAGCAGCAGCATCACATAACGGATTCGCCCGTCGGGATCCGGAGTGAGCTGCGGCGCCGGCGGCAGGGGATCGGGAGCGGACGGATCGACCGTGACGCGGGCAAACCGGCCTTCTCCGCCGAGCGGCAGCGCCAGCAACCGTTCGCGATCCGGAGTGTCCGGAATCCCGTCCACCCCCAGCCGGATGTGCAGCCCGTGCACGGTGCGGATGTGCGGAACGGTGAACAGGTGGCCTTTCTCCACCCGTTGCGTCCGCAGATCGCGTTGGATGCCGGCGCGGGGCTCTTTGCGCCACAGTTCTCCTTCCTCAAACAGCTCGCCTTCGGGGGCGGGCGTATCCCCGCGCAGCACCCGCTCAAGTCCGCTGCGTGTGACCCATGTGTGTTCCAGCGCGTGCCCTTCCACGCGTTCTTTCAGGACCGGCAGCCGGAGCCCGTATCCCAGATCGCAATCCACCGGTGTTCCCGGCACCAAACGGGTGACGCGGAACCGGCCGTCCCGCCGTTTTTGTCCGTACAGGAACAGCGGTGCGGGAAAGAGCGTCTCACCCTTCCATTCGAGAAAGGGGCCGGTGAGGCGAAGGGAACCGGTGTGATCCCAGCCGGCGGGAATGTCCGGATGAGCGGACGGATCGGAGGGTCCGCCCAGCCATTCCGGCCAGCTGTCGGGTCGTTCCGGGTCCCAGCCTGCTTCCCGGGCCAGTGCGAAACGAACGGCCCCGAGCAGCGAGGAGGCGAACGGGGGAAAATGCGTGTCCGGTGCCAGACCCCCGCTTTCCCCGGCGCTGAAGCGGGCGGGATCGCGGAAAAAGAGAGTGTCCAGTGGATCCCAGGACCACCATGTCGTCATGAGGTTTTCACTCCTTTTGCCGGACGGAAAAACCGGATGAGTTGGGCGGCGCTGTCATCCAGCGGTCCTTCGGCCAACCGGACCCGGTCATCTTCCCGCCAGGAGCGGAAGCTGACGCGGAACAAATCTTCCAGCAGTTCTTCCGTTTGCGGGTTCCGCTGGCCGGTGATGCGATAATGATCTTCACGGATGAGCCGCTTCAGCATGTAGCGGTGCTGATCGTCGTCGTCGAGAAACTGCGGAAACCGTTTGTACGCGGTTTGCAGTTTGTCCAGAAACCGGTTGGACAACAGACGGTCCGGTGCGTTCAGCAGGCGGATCAGGCTGTCCACGGCCGACGGTTGTCCGTCCGTTCCTTCCCAGGGAGCCGACCAGATCAGTTCCGCTCCCGTCCGTTTCCAGATCCCGATGGCCAGACTGTCTCTTCCCGTGGTTTCCTTCGCCTGAACATCCAGCATGTCACGGGTGAACTCCAGCACGCTTTGCAGCGGGGACGAGCAGTAACCGAACACGACGGCGGTGGAGCAGGTGGCCTTGATCCGGTCGCCGGCCGTTTCCCGGAAAGCGTTCATGTAGTCCTCCCGCAGCAAGCGTGCCGCCCGGAGGGCTTGATCCATGGGGAAGATGGCCATGACGTCATCGCCGCCGGCGTAAATGACGATCCCTTGGTGACCATTGATGGTCGTGAGGATGCGTTCGGAGAATTCGTTCAGCGCCTGGCTGATCAACCGGCCGTTTTCCGGACTGGCCTGCAGATGCCGTCCCAACCGGTCGCCATCCATCATGAGGAGGGCGTAGTAAGGAATCGGATCTTCGCCGACCGCCTTTCTGAGGCGCTCATAGGCATCCCGGAGCGAAGCGCCGTCCATGGACGAATCATCCCATACCCGCTGAAGCAGGTGAGGGATCACCCAGCTTCCGTCCAGTTTGTAAAATTTCTCGATTCTTGGATCCGGTTTTTTCCCGTCCGGTGAAAGGATGTGGGAAGGAGGAGTGATCAGGACATCGTCCGGAACGGTGCGGGCATACTCCCTCACGGCGTGCGAGGCTTTTATCTTCGCCTTTTCCATCCACGACAGCGCCGCCATGTAGTTGAAGGAGGGAATGCCCACCGCCTCGGAGGGAAACTTCCAACCGATCGCTTCCTCGGCCACGTAGGGAAGCAGCCGTTTGATCAGGGCGATGGCCGAGAGTCGTTCGTCATCCGCCAGATCATTGGACCTGAGGCTGTCGTCAATCATCTTCCAGAATGCACGGTCGTTGCAGCCGGACACCTCTTCCAACCGATTCATCACCGTGCATTTCTCTCCGCCTTCCACCGGTGGCAGATGATGGCGCCAGTTTTTTCGGCGATCGATGGCGTTGTCCGCTTCATCCACCACCCAGAAAGTCTCCCAGTACCCGTTCACCTGCCGCTTCCAGATCGCCTGTGTTCGCTCGTCGTCCCAGCGTCTGAGGTTTTCCGGGTCTGACTGCTTTTTCTGAATCTCGTTCCGAATGTACCTGTTCACCGCGTCGGCGATTCGCTTCCACGCCGCGTCCACTGCCTCGCAACATCCGCGGGGATCGAAGTCTTTCGGCACTTCTGCCTTGAACCGGTTGGGCAACGTGCCAAGCCCCGGACCGAACCTCGGTTTCCGGTCCGGAGGCTGGAGAATGGCGCCCAGCAGGGAATCGGGCTTGTCGAGATTCACGAAAGGAAACACGATTCGGCCGCCGCTATGGATCACGTGGGCCATCGCGTGTCCGGTCAGATAGGAAACAAGAAACGAACTGACCAACAGATCACGCGTTCGACGTGAACGGGCCACGAAATCCTGGACGGGTCCCAGCATGAAATGAACGGTTTTCACGCTCATTCCCATCCCCTTCTCAAAAACTTTCTGAATGCAAGTTCTCCGGTGAAGCTTTTCAAGGCTTGTTGAAGATGATCTTCATTCCAATCACGCCACCAGACTTTCCGGTTTCCCTCTTTGGATGCCAATTTCGGAAACGGCACGGATTGGATGGTGAATTGGGGAACGTATCCCTCAGCCGTGCGGGCGATGCGCAGCCGAACCGGGGACGGCATCCGTCCTTCTCTCCAGGGCTGTTCATATTTCTCCTCATCCACGGCAATAATCTGTTTGCCTTTGACTCGGGCAGGAAGTCCGAACAAAATGCGGTGTTCAGGGTAATGTTGATAAAAACGGTTCATCAGGTCATGGGCATCCCGAAGTGCTTCAAAACAGTCGGAGTGGGGAGTCGGTCCCAACCAGACACTGGTGTTTCGGTCCAGGCGGGTATGTTTGCCGGGGGGAAACGGGGTGTCGGTCGCATGCAGCCAGCTTCGGATCATTTTGGCCCCATCGCAGAACCGATTCAACCACATTTCAGGTGTTTCTGCTCCGTCCGGCAGCGGCAAGGCTTCTTTCAAGCGAGCTGCTTCCGGGGCATGTTCCACCTTCCATGATTCCAGCGTAATCGAGCCCAATCCCCGACGGGTCCTCGTTCCGAGGCCGCCCACATGGGCCAGCAGCCAGACGGACGCCAATAATCCGGGCCAATCCTGGGGATCTTCCCGGTGGCGGTGTCGCATGGCGAATTGAAGCTCAAAGGACTGGTCCTCTTTCAGGTAATTCCGCTTGCTCAGGGAATGGGTGAAATGATGGAGCGAGGCCAACGTCGAATTGAAGGCCGAATGCTCCAAATGGGTGAGCAGGCGAATGATCACCCGGGACTGCCCTGTATGTGAACCGGCTCCTCCGAACAGCACCTCCTCCCGGGTGCCCTTGATTTTGTGGTTGTGGGTTGACCTTTTCCGGTCCAATTCCAGCCAGTCGGCAAATCCCGGATGAACGGCCCGGTACCAGTGGCGCAAGCTTCCCTTGATGGAAGGGACCCGCAGCACGGATTGCTGCTGGTTTGCGTCTCCGAGGAACATCGGGGTCACGATCCGGAAGCGGACGTGCAAGTGAGGAATGTCGGGGGATGTGTCGATGCGGGTTTCGTCCACTCCTTGCCCTCCTTCTTGAGAGAAAATATCGAAGGATCATATGAAGAAAATTGGATGAATATGATGCCTATTCCTTTCGGATGGTTTGTTTTCTAAACATTCAGATTATAACAAACGCGCTTTTTCCTGGATTTTTATCCCATGTGTTCACGGACGCTCTTCGGCAACGGCCGGTGAAACGGACAAAAAAACCGCTTGCCGGCTAAGCAAGCGATTTTTCGTTCGTCCGCCTTTCAGTGCCTCTCAAAGCTTGTCCACCAAGGTCAGCATGAACTTCAGCGCGGGCTCCTCTTCGGCTTTGACGGCTTCCCGTGCCTCTGTTTCCCCGAGGCTTCCGGATCTTGCTGCAGCCTTGACCCGGATGAGTTCATCCATTTTTTCTTCAATCGCAGCCTTCAGGATCCACTTCATCTTTCGGGACAAACAGGGAACCCACTGTACAAGGGCGGTCATGACCTCATATTCGTTTTTGAATGTCAAAAGAGAGTCATCCTCGTCCGAAAATGAAATGATCCATTCATTTTCTTCCGCATCATACCAAGCCACGCACTCGGTGCCGTTCACGGTTTCATACTCGACATAGTCGGCTTCCGGATGCGGAAAGATCAGGTGGCGTGGTCCGATTCGTTCCTTCATCGAGGGTCGGTCCTTTCGCAGCGGGGTTCCGCTGTTTTCCAGTGCTTGCGCGAAACCGCTCCCCGCCCGGACGCGGCCGGAACACCGTCGGGGAATGGTCGTGCCCGTCATGCCGTTCGGGTTTCGTCCAACTCCATCTCTTCGGGAAGGAGATGTCTTCTCATCCAGATTGCCGGGTCCTGGATCCGTTCGAGGAGCTCCTGATCGAGTTCGAGGTCCGGGTTGGTGTGCATTCGTTCGAGCAGGGCTTCCAACTTGGTCGGAACGTCCGGATTGCGGAATTCGTGCAGGCGCTTTTCCATTTCGTAGATCCGTTTCTCCGCGCGGAAGAGGCTGCGGTTGCGGTCACGGACCGAATCGGGGTCTCCGTACCATTCGATCAGGCTGAGCAACTGTTCTTCGTAACAGATGTACGGATCATGGTCGAGCAAATCCACCAGGGTGAGATGGGCTTCTTTGAGGGCTCCTTCGGTGAGATACCAGCAAATCAGGAAGACATGGGCGCGCACGTGGCCGGGATGTTCTCTCAGGTGCTGCTTCATGATCTTGAAGGCTTCCCACTTTTCTTCATCCGTCTCGGCCTCGTAATATTGGAAGATGGCGTTGTAGTAATGAACGCCCCACAGCTCCCCGTACCGCTCCAGCACATCGAGCACATCCTGTTTTCTGGTCACCTTGACCACCCGTTCGTGGTACGGGTCGATCAGGGCGTTTTCCAGCAGGATCTCGAGGGACTGCATGTACTCCTTGATCTGCTCATCCATCTCTTCCTTGTGTTCCTCCAGCTGTTCTTCCAGCTGTTCTTCCACTTCTTTCTCGATCAATTCGGGAAGTTTCATCGCTTGATAATACCCGTATACCGTAAAGCCGATCCCGCCGATCGTCCCGATGAGGGCCAGCGTGGTCATGAGGTAGTTCATGTATTCATAGCGCAGTTCCATGTCGTCTTTTCCCGCTCCGCCCGGGTCGCCCCCCTGCGGTTCGGCATGAACCGCATCCCCGAACGTCCCCGGTCCCCACACCAGCGCGACGGTCAGAAACACCACGTAAATCAACACAATGACCAGCGTGAACCGGGAAGCTTTCGCCCGGAGCCGCTGTCTGACTTTCTTTTGAGTTGCCCCAACCACTTTGATCACCTGCCGCCAGTCTCTTAAGTCATGTCCATCCTTGGAATGTTGCTCCCGTGTTTCCGGTGGAATGTGAATCCTCGCAACGGGGTTTCCGGGGAACAACGCCGCCGGAAAAGCCGATTCCGTCTCCGATCCATCAAATCCAATCATTTCATTCGTGCGCATCATCCGGATTTCCTCCGCCGGATGATGAACATTCCGAAACAAGAAGTACCGGAAGGATTTTTTCAACAGGCCCCGAAACCTATTCTTTCGTATAAAATTAATTTAATCAATCGATTCATACAAAATCTCCAACCGCGAGTGGCGGCAACAATCGCTCAAGAGGTGAAACGGCGTGAAAGTGATTTTTTCCACCGTGGGAACATCGATGGTGAAGGGGGAATGGCGGGAACGGTTCAACCGGCTGGAAGGCAAATCGCGGAAGGAGCGGGATGCAAACCGGAAGCTGTTTGACGAACTGGTGAACGAGATGGCGAAGGCGGCCGATGCCCCGAACTTCGATCCGATTGTCTTTTCGGCGGAGACACACAGCCTGCACCGAATGAACGTGGCCCCGGAGGACGTGCTCTATTTCCTGGTGTCCGACACCTTGCAAGGCGAATTGTGCGGTGAAGCGCTGGTACGGATTTCACAGAAGCTGTGGAAAGCGAAAGCGGAAATACGTGTGCTGGAAGGATTGCAGGTGTCCGATCCCGAGTTGTTCCGCCGAAAAGGGGTCTACTCGCTGGTCCGGACGGTGAAGGAGCGCATCGATCATCACGGGCGCAAAAACACGAAGTTCATCCTGAACGCCACCGGCGGCTTCAAGGCCACGATTCCGTACATGACGATGGTCGGTCTGATCGAGGGCA from Staphylospora marina includes:
- a CDS encoding putative CRISPR-associated protein, whose amino-acid sequence is MKVIFSTVGTSMVKGEWRERFNRLEGKSRKERDANRKLFDELVNEMAKAADAPNFDPIVFSAETHSLHRMNVAPEDVLYFLVSDTLQGELCGEALVRISQKLWKAKAEIRVLEGLQVSDPELFRRKGVYSLVRTVKERIDHHGRKNTKFILNATGGFKATIPYMTMVGLIEGIPVQYIYERASALIELPAAPLRFDKPALEELHRLMGGDLSPLLKGMSEQELSKKLRMPRDLVRNRFKEILSFEGGRVVLTTLAQMYHERDHRPSSGRFRLK